A window of Spirochaetota bacterium contains these coding sequences:
- a CDS encoding uroporphyrinogen decarboxylase family protein encodes MTNRERLFAVLDGKPVDRIPIWLLFPYHRLSCYTDVRTNPCYSSIFEASKDNAVMLDRRFIGASIFAPTVKYRKEETVDNGAKVHRQYMQYRDAVIFSEVREKDGVRTEKKLIRSEDDLRAIAEFPIVTDAAAIHAELDAKLPAYRKEKDEFPSAYGSMMLDLGEPINFIYHSADLLDYPVWSITQHDTVVRFLEKNMERLRVIYRYALEHDMADVYFLVGSELASPPMVSRDTFRQWVLPYTKELIAMVHQYGKKAIVHYHGQIKEILPDFLEMAPDGLHTIEAPPVGNCTLAEAFDVTENKIALIGNIQYDCFRSYGEDEMREAVKNVIDEAAGRRLILSPSAGPYEDAISERMQRNYLAFMKAGSEYGGQ; translated from the coding sequence ATGACGAACCGTGAGCGATTATTCGCCGTGCTTGACGGGAAGCCCGTCGATCGTATCCCGATATGGCTGTTATTCCCGTACCATCGATTGAGCTGCTACACCGATGTGCGGACGAATCCCTGCTATTCATCCATATTCGAGGCATCCAAAGACAATGCGGTCATGCTCGACAGGCGATTTATCGGTGCATCGATATTCGCTCCGACGGTGAAATATCGGAAAGAGGAAACGGTCGACAACGGGGCGAAGGTCCATCGGCAGTATATGCAGTATCGAGATGCCGTGATTTTCTCTGAAGTGCGCGAGAAGGACGGTGTGCGTACGGAAAAGAAACTCATCCGGAGCGAGGATGACCTGCGCGCCATCGCTGAATTCCCCATAGTGACCGATGCTGCCGCGATACATGCCGAACTCGATGCGAAGCTTCCGGCATATCGTAAGGAAAAGGATGAATTCCCTTCGGCATACGGATCGATGATGCTCGATCTCGGGGAACCGATCAATTTCATCTATCACAGCGCCGACCTTCTTGATTATCCCGTATGGTCGATAACGCAGCATGACACGGTCGTGCGTTTCCTTGAAAAGAACATGGAGCGGCTGCGCGTCATCTATCGCTATGCGCTTGAGCATGACATGGCCGATGTGTATTTCCTTGTCGGGAGCGAGCTCGCTTCCCCGCCGATGGTGAGCAGGGATACGTTCCGGCAATGGGTGCTGCCGTATACGAAGGAACTTATCGCGATGGTCCATCAATACGGTAAAAAAGCGATAGTCCATTATCATGGTCAGATAAAGGAGATACTGCCGGACTTCCTCGAAATGGCGCCCGATGGCCTTCACACGATAGAAGCCCCGCCGGTGGGGAATTGTACGCTTGCGGAAGCGTTCGATGTCACCGAGAACAAGATAGCGCTTATTGGAAATATCCAATACGACTGTTTCCGGTCGTACGGAGAGGATGAAATGCGGGAAGCGGTGAAGAATGTCATCGATGAAGCTGCCGGGAGGAGATTGATACTCTCGCCGAGCGCGGGTCCGTATGAGGATGCGATATCGGAGAGGATGCAGAGGAATTATCTCGCTTTTATGAAGGCGGGATCGGAATACGGCGGACAATAA
- a CDS encoding transcriptional regulator, whose translation MKNPLPAQPIQGLTDGIAVLTRLAVSRAPAAVTSLARELGFELTRTNRILRTLAHLGMAYRTKSRKYIAGAGMYVLAAQSMFGSGLIERTKPVFERIIKHGYTTAFGVLWGDIVSYLYHGGPGMPVAQGFGHLGMYPSVRSSLGIVLLAAREDDEIRDIIAGAYRQHARISDVVRYIAFAREHGYSSVPSQRRTRSIAVIAGDPPYGALACSSVPHSDVKRMVPILKDAGDTLARLLTAEEV comes from the coding sequence ATGAAAAACCCGCTACCCGCACAGCCGATCCAGGGATTGACCGACGGTATTGCCGTACTCACCCGGCTTGCCGTTTCGCGCGCCCCGGCAGCGGTCACATCGCTTGCGCGCGAGCTTGGGTTCGAATTGACCCGTACGAACCGGATTTTGAGGACGCTCGCGCATCTCGGCATGGCATACCGGACCAAGTCGAGGAAATACATCGCAGGGGCGGGCATGTATGTGCTTGCGGCGCAGAGCATGTTCGGATCGGGGCTCATCGAACGCACGAAACCGGTGTTCGAGCGTATCATCAAACACGGCTATACGACGGCTTTCGGCGTATTGTGGGGGGATATCGTATCGTATCTTTACCACGGAGGTCCGGGCATGCCTGTCGCTCAGGGATTCGGACATTTGGGCATGTACCCATCGGTGCGTTCAAGTCTCGGCATCGTGCTCCTTGCAGCCCGGGAGGACGATGAGATACGAGATATCATCGCCGGTGCGTACCGTCAGCATGCACGCATATCCGATGTGGTGCGATATATCGCATTCGCCCGTGAGCATGGCTATTCGAGCGTGCCGTCGCAGCGCAGAACGCGCAGCATCGCTGTTATTGCGGGGGACCCGCCGTACGGTGCGCTCGCTTGCTCCAGTGTACCGCACAGTGATGTGAAACGCATGGTCCCGATATTGAAAGATGCCGGCGATACGCTTGCGCGGCTCCTGACAGCGGAGGAAGTATGA